One stretch of Verrucomicrobiia bacterium DNA includes these proteins:
- the coaE gene encoding dephospho-CoA kinase (Dephospho-CoA kinase (CoaE) performs the final step in coenzyme A biosynthesis.) has product MTGGIASGKTTVAKFFKKWGACVISGDELGWWVLEDKSVQKKLVLMFGPEIISKGKIDRKVLGPKVFVSKSTLSRFNRIVHPPLLKLLKKEVAQARKKRCKAIVIDAALLAEWKIPVKMDFLLMVHAPKKVQVKRLMAKGLTREQAIRRIRSQMPYQQRRRVSDGVIVNDGSIKELRGKAKIVWQRTVCR; this is encoded by the coding sequence CTGACCGGCGGCATCGCCTCCGGCAAAACCACCGTCGCCAAGTTTTTCAAAAAGTGGGGTGCTTGTGTCATTTCCGGTGACGAACTGGGCTGGTGGGTTTTGGAGGATAAGTCGGTCCAGAAGAAACTCGTTTTAATGTTCGGCCCCGAAATCATTTCCAAGGGCAAAATCGATCGCAAGGTTTTGGGGCCGAAGGTTTTCGTCAGTAAAAGTACACTTTCCCGCTTCAACCGCATTGTCCACCCGCCGCTCTTGAAGCTTTTGAAAAAAGAGGTGGCCCAGGCCCGAAAGAAAAGATGCAAAGCCATCGTCATCGACGCCGCGCTTTTGGCGGAATGGAAAATTCCAGTTAAAATGGACTTCTTGTTGATGGTTCACGCCCCCAAGAAAGTTCAAGTGAAACGCCTGATGGCCAAGGGGCTTACCCGCGAGCAGGCCATCCGCCGGATTCGTTCACAGATGCCCTACCAGCAAAGGCGTAGGGTTTCGGATGGGGTTATAGTTAACGATGGAAGTATCAAAGAGTTAAGGGGGAAGGCTAAGATTGTTTGGCAAAGAACCGTTTGCCGTTGA